A window of [Clostridium] innocuum genomic DNA:
GCATCAATCAGCAGGACTTTCTTTCCTTGCTGTGCCAGACTAACACCCAGGTTGACTGCTGTGGTTGTTTTACCCACACCACCTTTTTGATTGGTCAGAGCAATCACTTTGCAATTTGACATAGGTGCGTCCTCCTTTCTTTTAGATTTAGCCGCTTTGTCAGGGCGGCTATGTAAGGTTCCTCAGAACGCAAAAAAGCCGACTGGCTTTTATACCAATCGGCTATGTAAACAATATTTAATTTTTAAGGTTTAACTTATATTTGTAAGGCTCAAAACCAATTCACTTTCTCATCTCTAAATTGGGGAATATCGCTTTCTTCGTATGGATTATAGTTATTTAGATTACATCCAAATTCTTTTAGTTCTTTTATTTTGTTGTCTTTTGTCCATACAACTAAAGAAATCCCATCAAACTCTTCAAAATTTCCAGTATTCATTTTATTTTTGAAATACCATTCCACAATGGTTTGGTTGTCCTTATGGAAAAATTGCTTAATGTCCCATATAAGAACTTTTCCACGAGTATTCCATTCATTGAACCAGTGCTTTAACAGTTCTCTATTTTCGTATTTAGGCCCCCAGCTTTCAATATAGATGAGATCGTCTGTAAAGATATCATCAATTCCTAAATCTTGTTGATTAAGCCACATATCAAACCATAATCGAATAATCTTTTCTCTTTCATCCATATGATAGGAACCTCCAAATAAATATTCACTTCTTATTATATAACTTTTAGGAGCGCTTTCAACTGATTTTTAGCTTCTTAACTGGTGCATTGATTACCTTGAAAATTAGTTCATCGACACAATCTGTATATCGGCCTTGTTGGATCAACAGATTTTTCAATTCTACAAGGCTTTGAAGTAAAAGACTTCTATCATGGCTATCCACATAAACATGAAATGTTTTTTCTCTCATACGATGCACCTCCTTACAGCATCATTATACGAGAAGCGGTGTACCCCCTCAAATATGCCAGCAAAAGGACGAAATAAACTTCAAAAAAATGCCTTTTACTCGGTAACATTCGCCCATCCAATTAGCAAGGTTTTTTGCATGATTTTTCGGCAAATTAGCAGGAGAGGCAATTTGATTAGCAAAAATCGAAATTTTTCTGCTAATCATTAGCAAGCTAATCGGTGACAAAAATCAATCGTTCGAGTTCACCATGGTCACTTCCGATTAGCAAAAATGCTTCCTGCTAATCGCTGTTTGTTATGTGTTCGATTTTTCTTGGGAAAAAGAAAACGCCGAAAACCTTGAAAAATCAACGTTTTCGGCGGAGTTTTTGGCGTCGCTAAGAGGATTTGAACCTCCGACCTACCGCTTAGGAGGCGGTCGCTCTATCCAGCTGAGCTATAGCGACATCTAGAAAATCTATATTTAATTTTACTTGTTACCGGTTCCCTTTGCCTCCAAGGTGTATGTTTCAACACTTTCTTAGGAGGCGGACCCTCTATCCAGATGAGGTACAGGGACATTTGTGAAATATCTTGGTTTTTGTTTGAAATTGCTAGGAATAAGGCCTAAGGTGAGCGAAGGCTGAAAAGACCTGTAGTATATCCTTTTAACTGCAAGGATAACTGTAAAATATCCCGTATCCAATCAGAAACGTAATTTCTACTTGTTTCTGATTGGATACAATCTTATTATGGGATAAAAATAAATGCCGTCTTTAGTATTATACCATAATCTTTTATAATGAAAAGATGATAAACGCAAAAATTAAACGGATATAATTCGAAATAATCAGCTTCTGCATGAGAAAAGCAGAACAGTAAGAGTATACACCGTTCTGCCTGTTTTTAAACATCAGGATAGGGAATGCTGTCTCGCATTGTTTGGCTGAGGACGAAGGCCGGGAATCCATGGCAGTAAAAGCATTAGGATTTGACGTACGAGAATAGCGGATAGCGCCAGTATTGCGGTCAGGATAAGGAGTCGAAAGGATAGTAACGTGATATGAAGCAGATTATGAAATAATAGAATGGCTAATATGAATCCTGCAGTCATGCAAATGCAGATCAGCGTCCGCAAACGATTCAAGGGACGTGAGGAATGGTATACAGCCAGCATGGAAATAACTGCAACACATACATACATCATT
This region includes:
- a CDS encoding nuclear transport factor 2 family protein — protein: MDEREKIIRLWFDMWLNQQDLGIDDIFTDDLIYIESWGPKYENRELLKHWFNEWNTRGKVLIWDIKQFFHKDNQTIVEWYFKNKMNTGNFEEFDGISLVVWTKDNKIKELKEFGCNLNNYNPYEESDIPQFRDEKVNWF